The sequence GATGGAAAGCGATTTACAAGAAGCACAAGCTGCCTTAGAAGAAGCAAATCAAAACGAAGATGGGGATAGCGAAGAGAGAATTGTTTACAGAACCATTCTTCATGTTCAATCGGGAATGACAAGCATTGACGTCGGCCAAATGCTTGAAGAGGCAGGCATTGTAGACAACGCCCATGACTTTTTTGATGCCGTTGACGAACGTGGCTTATCAGGTGAGCTAAAACCGCAAGTCACCGGGGAATTAACGAGTGAAATGAGCATGGACGAAATCTTAGATGAATTGTTCTAAATACAGTATTCGACGCTTACTACATTCATTCCTCTTTATTTAGCAAATTTCTTATATAAAAGGCCAGCGAGCTCTATCTGCTCGCTGGCCTTTTATTTACTCATTCTCAAACAAATCAACTTCGTCCATGACTGAATCGACTGATTTAGGGCCATCTCGGTTCTCCTGTAAATCAAAGTAGTCATTGACTAAGTCTTGGGCAATGCCTTGGGCAATTTTATACGATGTCCCCCTTGGAATTTGCACTTTTGGAGCGATGACAGCAAAAGCGATTTCTGGGTCGTCATAAGGAGCATAGCCAATAAAGCTTTGGTTGTTTCCGTTTAAAACTTGGCGGTTATCCCCTTCGCCAATCGCTACGGAAATCTCTGCTGTCCCAGTCTTGGCGGCAATCGGCACATCCGTTTTTATTGAACTAGCTGTACCGCGACTGCCTGTCACAACACGGCGGAAGCCGTTTTGCACCACGTCAAGCTTGTCTTTAGACATGTCGACTTCATTAAGCACTTCAGGCGCAAATTCTTTCACAACGGTCGCTTCTTCTCCATTAATAGAAGGCTCCAATATTTCTTTGACAAGACGAGGGCGCATGCGCACACCATCATTGGCAATCGTGCTCGCGTATTGGCCAACCTGCAACGTTGTATAAGTGTCGAATTGGCCGATCATAAAGTCAAGTGAAGCCCCTGGCTCTTGTGGAACGCCGGTAATACCTGTTACTTCATGGGGAAGGTCAATTCCCGTTTGAGTCCCTAAGCCAAATTGGCTGAAATAATAACGTGAACGCTCTAACACATCATTGGCGACGGACAGGCCAAACAAGCTACGTTGGCTTTGGGGGATGTTGGCGTTGTACGTATAGTTGCCCATTCGCATCGCTATTTCAAACATATAGACGTTCGATGACCGTTCTAGCGCCGTGCCCATATTGACAGGCCCCATAGTGGACACCGATTTTTTCTCAGGTGTGCCATTAAAATGCAACGGCCTGTCATTGACAACTGTATCAGGGGAGACAACTCCCTCTTGCATGCCGGTTAACACGGATGCCCCTTTGACGACAGAGCCAAACTCAAACGCATTGTTCACAGCTCCTGTTGGGTGCACATAGCTTTCATCTTCTCCGGCAGGATCGACAAAACCGCTAATCGCTAATATTTCACCTGTTTTTGGATTCATCACAATTGCATAGGCGCTGCCTTCTTGCTGCTGCAAGTAGTAGCCGCGGTTTTTCATGACATGTTTTTCTACCGCTTCATCAAGCAGTTGTTGGTACTCCATATCAACGCTTAATACTAAGTCATTGCCACGGCTGCCAAGTGTTTCTTCGACGACGCTTTCCGCTTCCTCGCCGCCAGTCCGTGTCGATGTCCGCGAAATTTCTGCTTTTGTGCCACGGAGCACATTTTCATATTGAAGCTCCAAGTAGCTGTTGCCGACAAGATCAGAGCGGGCATAGCCGTTTGCCAAATAATCATCGACTTTTTCTGATTGGATTGACCCGACACTGCCATACAATTGCCGCAACGTGTCGCCATATACGTACTCCCTCGTCGCATCCCGCTGCAAGTCGATGTTCGGCAGCTTGTCCAAGTGCTCACTTAACACGTGGGCTTCC is a genomic window of Shouchella clausii containing:
- a CDS encoding peptidoglycan D,D-transpeptidase FtsI family protein, with the protein product MAEKKNKARGQVSARLNILFLGVFLLFSALILRLGMVQIVQGESYEEELTHVSNQTARIDAPRGLMYDRYGNVVVDNSMELSVTYTNPGNQKAEEILELAKKLSDFIEVDTENLRFRDKQEYWYVTHSEEERKALIEGKKVDDKDEYQTIIDEINEEMVDGYSKEEEQVIAIFTHMLRGTSGTPQRIKQSITEEEAHVLSEHLDKLPNIDLQRDATREYVYGDTLRQLYGSVGSIQSEKVDDYLANGYARSDLVGNSYLELQYENVLRGTKAEISRTSTRTGGEEAESVVEETLGSRGNDLVLSVDMEYQQLLDEAVEKHVMKNRGYYLQQQEGSAYAIVMNPKTGEILAISGFVDPAGEDESYVHPTGAVNNAFEFGSVVKGASVLTGMQEGVVSPDTVVNDRPLHFNGTPEKKSVSTMGPVNMGTALERSSNVYMFEIAMRMGNYTYNANIPQSQRSLFGLSVANDVLERSRYYFSQFGLGTQTGIDLPHEVTGITGVPQEPGASLDFMIGQFDTYTTLQVGQYASTIANDGVRMRPRLVKEILEPSINGEEATVVKEFAPEVLNEVDMSKDKLDVVQNGFRRVVTGSRGTASSIKTDVPIAAKTGTAEISVAIGEGDNRQVLNGNNQSFIGYAPYDDPEIAFAVIAPKVQIPRGTSYKIAQGIAQDLVNDYFDLQENRDGPKSVDSVMDEVDLFENE